Proteins from a genomic interval of Mesobacillus sp. S13:
- the nagB gene encoding glucosamine-6-phosphate deaminase — protein MKLITTSNYEELSQKAAGEIISRIQRNPSLNLGLATGSTPTGLYQELIKDHKQNQTSYKEINTFNLDEYMGIPKKDRNSYHYFMCEHLFEHIDIPLDQTHIPDGTAMDLNEECRRYEQFIEEHGGIDLQILGIGQNGHIGFNEPGTPFDSRTHIIDLSESTRKANSRFFESLEDVPKQAITMGIDSIMDSKEIFLLVSGSSKAKALARLMNGDVSEQFPASVLQNHPNVTIFADKEATALL, from the coding sequence TTGAAACTGATTACAACTTCAAATTACGAGGAGCTTAGCCAGAAAGCTGCAGGGGAAATCATCTCACGAATCCAGAGAAACCCATCGCTGAACCTTGGACTTGCTACCGGGAGTACGCCAACTGGTCTTTATCAGGAGCTCATCAAAGATCATAAGCAGAACCAGACTTCCTACAAGGAAATCAATACATTCAATCTGGACGAGTACATGGGCATTCCGAAGAAAGATCGTAACAGCTATCACTACTTTATGTGTGAACATTTATTTGAGCACATCGATATCCCGCTGGATCAAACTCATATCCCGGATGGTACAGCGATGGATCTCAATGAGGAATGCAGGCGCTATGAACAGTTCATTGAAGAGCATGGCGGCATTGACCTGCAGATCCTTGGAATCGGGCAGAACGGCCATATTGGTTTTAACGAACCTGGAACTCCCTTTGATAGCAGGACGCATATCATTGATCTATCAGAAAGCACGCGCAAAGCAAACTCAAGATTCTTTGAATCATTGGAGGACGTCCCTAAGCAAGCGATCACGATGGGAATTGATTCGATCATGGATAGCAAAGAAATCTTCCTGCTTGTGTCGGGTTCCTCCAAGGCAAAAGCGCTCGCCCGTTTGATGAATGGCGATGTTAGCGAGCAATTCCCTGCTTCGGTGCTTCAAAATCATCCTAATGTCACGATATTCGCCGATAAAGAAGCGACAGCATTGCTTTAA
- a CDS encoding N-acetylmuramoyl-L-alanine amidase — MLDAGHGYNTPGKRSPDGMREYEFNRAVANYARQLLADYKNVTVYFSHSDQQDVSLKARTDKANNLNVDIFVSIHANAFGTGGWSNVGGIETFIYPTRPPVAYQLAQKIQRILVVSTGLENRGVKTADFHVLRETEMDAVLVECGFMTNRNEIQLLRSETYRRTIAEGIVKALAEQFKLQRKANAPTPVPASPPTKANAPAKKDGLFKVQAGAFDNEQNAKELAERLRKAGFDVYIDKE; from the coding sequence ATGCTTGATGCTGGGCATGGCTACAACACCCCGGGTAAGCGAAGTCCTGATGGCATGAGAGAATACGAGTTCAACAGAGCTGTGGCGAATTACGCCAGACAGCTGCTGGCAGACTATAAGAATGTCACCGTGTATTTTTCTCATTCTGATCAGCAGGATGTATCATTGAAGGCTAGGACAGATAAGGCAAACAACTTGAATGTAGATATTTTTGTTTCAATACATGCCAATGCTTTTGGCACCGGCGGCTGGAGCAATGTTGGCGGAATCGAAACATTTATCTATCCAACAAGGCCGCCTGTGGCTTATCAACTGGCCCAAAAAATTCAACGTATCCTTGTGGTCTCGACGGGTCTCGAAAACCGCGGTGTAAAAACAGCCGACTTCCATGTCCTGAGGGAAACAGAAATGGACGCCGTGCTAGTGGAGTGCGGCTTCATGACAAACCGCAATGAAATACAATTACTGCGTTCGGAAACATACCGCAGAACGATTGCAGAAGGCATCGTGAAGGCATTGGCTGAGCAGTTCAAGCTGCAGCGCAAAGCCAATGCTCCTACACCAGTGCCAGCTTCGCCTCCCACAAAAGCCAATGCCCCTGCCAAGAAAGACGGGCTGTTCAAAGTACAGGCAGGCGCATTCGATAATGAACAAAATGCCAAAGAGCTTGCTGAGCGATTAAGAAAAGCGGGCTTTGATGTCTATATCGACAAAGAATAA
- the ppaX gene encoding pyrophosphatase PpaX: MSNKIDTVLFDLDGTLIDTNELIISSFLHTMETYYPGQYKREDVLPFLGPSLKESFEKLDPEGYEEMITTYRTYNLANHDLLVKEFDGVYETVRTLKENGFHLGIVTTKRSDVVKMGLKLTGLDEFFEVVVALDHVEKAKPDPEPLLKALDMLGSSPDRAIMVGDNHHDILGGKNAGTKTVGVAWSIKGRAHLEEYKPDYILENMAEILPILGV, translated from the coding sequence ATGAGCAATAAAATAGACACAGTCCTGTTCGATCTTGACGGGACCTTAATTGATACGAACGAACTGATTATCTCATCTTTCCTACACACAATGGAAACCTATTATCCAGGGCAATACAAACGGGAGGATGTCCTTCCGTTTTTAGGGCCTTCTTTAAAAGAATCATTCGAGAAGCTGGATCCTGAAGGCTATGAGGAAATGATCACTACTTACCGGACTTACAACCTGGCAAATCACGATCTCTTGGTAAAAGAATTCGATGGAGTATATGAAACAGTCAGGACATTGAAGGAAAACGGCTTCCATTTAGGAATCGTCACAACGAAGCGTTCGGATGTAGTTAAGATGGGCTTAAAGCTGACAGGATTGGATGAATTTTTCGAAGTCGTCGTCGCGCTTGACCATGTTGAAAAAGCGAAGCCAGATCCGGAGCCACTTTTAAAAGCATTGGACATGCTCGGCTCATCACCTGACCGTGCAATCATGGTCGGAGATAACCATCATGATATCCTTGGCGGCAAGAACGCCGGCACAAAAACAGTCGGTGTCGCATGGTCCATCAAGGGAAGAGCACATCTAGAGGAATACAAGCCAGATTATATCTTGGAAAATATGGCTGAAATCCTGCCAATCCTCGGGGTGTAA
- a CDS encoding DUF2164 domain-containing protein, translating to MLKNFKVDDHAKTQMTDEIKRYFLEERGEELGDLAALLILEFVADKLAPHFYNIGIQDAHEFISQRVEDIFELNK from the coding sequence ATGTTGAAGAATTTCAAGGTCGATGATCACGCGAAGACCCAGATGACGGACGAAATCAAGAGATATTTCCTAGAAGAACGCGGAGAGGAACTAGGCGATTTGGCTGCCTTGCTGATCCTAGAGTTCGTTGCCGATAAGCTTGCCCCCCACTTTTATAACATCGGAATCCAGGACGCCCATGAATTTATCTCACAGAGGGTTGAGGACATTTTTGAATTGAATAAATAG
- a CDS encoding GntR family transcriptional regulator codes for MIDKSSPIPIYHQLEEYIKAQIDSGELQPDETIPSERVYADMFQISRMTIRQALTNLVNDGYLYRQKGKGTFVNKKKVEQRLQGLTSFTEDMKERGFTPGSKLVSFEIIPSGREIAERLKVSENTPVYEIKRVRLADNVPMALETTYLPANLVKGLTEDIINQSLYQHIEEKLSLTIHEATQQIEASIAKEQELRLLEIEKGSPVLLILRTSHLKDGTPFEFVKSAYRADRYKFVHTMQRG; via the coding sequence ATGATTGATAAAAGTTCACCCATACCTATTTACCACCAGTTAGAGGAATATATCAAAGCCCAGATTGACAGCGGCGAACTCCAGCCAGATGAAACGATTCCTTCTGAACGGGTTTATGCAGATATGTTCCAAATCAGCAGGATGACCATCAGGCAGGCGTTGACGAATCTTGTAAATGACGGATATTTATACCGACAAAAAGGCAAAGGCACATTCGTGAATAAAAAGAAGGTCGAACAACGCCTGCAGGGATTGACAAGTTTCACGGAAGACATGAAAGAACGAGGCTTCACTCCGGGAAGCAAACTCGTTTCGTTTGAAATCATTCCATCCGGACGGGAAATTGCTGAGCGCCTCAAGGTAAGTGAAAACACTCCTGTATATGAAATCAAACGTGTCAGGCTAGCAGACAATGTACCAATGGCCCTTGAGACCACCTATCTGCCGGCCAATCTGGTCAAAGGATTGACAGAGGACATTATCAACCAGTCGCTTTACCAGCATATCGAAGAAAAACTATCACTGACCATCCACGAAGCCACACAGCAGATAGAAGCCTCGATCGCGAAGGAACAGGAACTGCGCCTCCTCGAAATCGAAAAAGGCTCCCCTGTCCTGCTGATCCTCAGGACTTCACATTTGAAAGATGGCACACCATTCGAATTCGTTAAGTCTGCCTATCGTGCCGACCGATATAAATTCGTCCACACCATGCAGCGTGGGTGA
- a CDS encoding DUF871 domain-containing protein produces the protein MLGISVYLKKDMMEQNAAWIEKAARYGLNSIFTSLHIPEDNPAEYKELLQELGSLAKKYQMELMADVSPRSLDYLGLDWEHYDELLHWGLSGIRADYGFTTQQIVELSHKMKIGINASTVSREELVAWQDAGLNTGNVEAWHNFYPRPETGLDKDFLLERNLMFRSFGITTMAFVPGDKDLRGPVYSGLPTLEKHRGQLPHIAAAELMGSLFTDKVLVGDHSVTDEQLELLTLLDKKIIPLRIDSGSQDHSELLSKPLTNRMDPARDVIRAVESRSFASIGEKLIPPSNQLERPRGTITIDNELYDRYAGELQIAINDLPQDEKVNCIGKVIHEDLSLLDEIKAGHKFQFIVRDGHGNRKA, from the coding sequence ATGCTTGGCATTTCCGTATATCTGAAAAAGGATATGATGGAGCAAAATGCTGCCTGGATCGAAAAAGCAGCTCGATACGGACTGAACTCCATTTTCACTTCCTTACATATACCTGAAGATAATCCAGCTGAGTATAAAGAGCTTTTACAAGAGCTTGGCTCATTGGCGAAAAAGTACCAAATGGAGCTGATGGCCGATGTGTCCCCACGCTCATTGGATTACCTTGGGCTTGACTGGGAGCATTATGATGAACTGCTTCATTGGGGGCTATCGGGAATCAGGGCTGATTATGGATTTACAACACAGCAAATTGTGGAGCTTTCGCATAAAATGAAGATAGGAATCAACGCCAGCACGGTATCGAGAGAGGAACTGGTTGCATGGCAGGATGCCGGTTTGAATACCGGGAACGTCGAGGCATGGCATAATTTTTACCCAAGGCCTGAAACGGGATTGGACAAGGACTTCCTGTTGGAAAGGAATCTAATGTTCCGTTCTTTCGGCATTACGACGATGGCTTTCGTTCCTGGGGACAAGGATTTACGCGGACCTGTTTATTCCGGGCTCCCTACCCTTGAAAAACATCGTGGTCAACTGCCGCACATAGCTGCTGCAGAGCTTATGGGTTCTTTATTCACCGATAAAGTCTTGGTTGGGGATCACTCTGTAACAGACGAACAACTGGAGTTACTGACACTCCTGGATAAAAAAATCATTCCGCTCAGGATTGATAGCGGAAGTCAGGATCATTCCGAACTATTGAGCAAGCCGCTGACGAACCGTATGGATCCTGCCCGCGATGTCATCAGGGCGGTTGAATCACGCTCCTTTGCCTCAATAGGAGAAAAACTGATTCCACCTTCAAATCAGCTCGAAAGGCCTCGCGGAACGATCACCATCGATAATGAGCTTTACGACCGGTATGCAGGCGAATTGCAAATCGCCATCAATGACCTGCCACAGGATGAAAAAGTGAATTGCATTGGTAAAGTAATACATGAAGACCTCTCCTTGCTTGATGAGATCAAGGCAGGTCACAAATTTCAATTTATTGTGAGGGATGGACATGGAAATCGCAAAGCTTAA
- a CDS encoding nucleoside recognition domain-containing protein → MGSTLKRGLMVGLNTTWALGKVIFPVTLIVSILQYTPILPWVIKLITPVMSLLGLSGDAAIPLVIGNFLNLYAAIGAILTLDLTVKEVFIIAVMLSFSHNMLVESSVALKVGVKLWVIVLVRLGLAFISAVVINLVWNGGSEIAKYGMVPAKSEEVSGWGAILLEGITKAGVGIFQLAIIVIPLMVVVQIMKEKQWLAVFSRWMAPATRALGMKENTSTTMAAGLLIGLAYGAGVMIQAVQEDGVSKKDVTLAFIFLVACHAVVEDTLIFVPLGIPVLPLLLIRLGVAILLTITVAIIWNRADLAKRKEAVYEQ, encoded by the coding sequence ATGGGTTCTACATTAAAAAGAGGGTTGATGGTTGGTTTGAACACAACATGGGCGCTCGGGAAGGTCATCTTTCCCGTCACCTTGATTGTGTCGATCCTACAATACACCCCGATCCTGCCTTGGGTAATCAAACTGATCACGCCAGTGATGTCGTTGCTCGGATTGTCAGGGGATGCGGCAATTCCGCTCGTCATTGGGAATTTCCTTAATTTATACGCCGCGATTGGAGCCATCCTGACGCTTGATTTGACGGTAAAAGAAGTTTTTATCATTGCAGTGATGCTGAGCTTTTCACATAATATGCTGGTTGAATCGAGTGTCGCCCTCAAGGTTGGCGTCAAGCTGTGGGTCATTGTTCTGGTCCGTCTCGGACTCGCATTCATATCAGCTGTGGTCATCAATCTTGTTTGGAATGGCGGATCTGAAATCGCGAAATATGGAATGGTCCCTGCAAAAAGTGAAGAAGTTTCAGGATGGGGAGCGATCCTGCTTGAAGGCATTACGAAGGCGGGAGTCGGCATATTCCAGCTGGCCATCATCGTCATCCCTCTGATGGTCGTCGTGCAAATTATGAAGGAAAAGCAATGGCTTGCTGTTTTTTCAAGATGGATGGCACCTGCAACAAGAGCGCTCGGCATGAAGGAGAATACCTCGACGACAATGGCAGCCGGCCTGCTGATCGGGCTCGCGTATGGCGCGGGTGTGATGATCCAGGCAGTCCAGGAGGATGGAGTCAGCAAAAAGGATGTCACGCTGGCGTTCATTTTCCTCGTTGCCTGCCATGCCGTCGTTGAAGATACATTAATTTTTGTTCCGCTCGGAATTCCGGTTCTGCCGCTGCTGCTGATCCGCCTTGGTGTGGCGATTTTATTGACAATCACAGTCGCGATCATTTGGAACCGCGCAGACCTCGCAAAAAGAAAGGAAGCAGTATATGAGCAATAA
- a CDS encoding PTS transporter subunit EIIC: MRNEERLAREILAQLGGADNIADVASCMTRLRVKPADYSKVNLDGIKKVDGVLGVVEAETLQIILGPGIVTKVANEVSEITGKTASSVDESDPDPFEGLAGRTKDELNKKNATPFKLFLRRIASIFIPLIPAIVASGLIAGLTNVIIRSGADPESTLIQFLNLIGWGIFSYLGVFVGINTAREFGGSPALGGAAGILIINPGLANITLFGEALVPGRGGLIGVMLAAAFIALLEKRIRKFVPSSLDIIITPTLSLLITGVATLFVLQPVGGWISDLITKGLLGLLDVGGILAGLVLAGTFLPLVVTGLHQGLTPVHMELINTIGDDPLLPILAMGGAGQVGAAFAIYFKTKNERLKKVIKGGLPVGMLGIGEPLIFGVTLPLGRPFITACLGAAVGGAFQAFFKIATIAIGVSGIPLAFLVHTNQILLYLVGLLLAYVFGFIFTWTFGFKEEMAKGI, encoded by the coding sequence ATGCGTAATGAAGAACGCCTGGCAAGGGAAATACTTGCACAGCTTGGCGGCGCGGATAATATTGCTGATGTTGCCTCGTGCATGACCCGCCTGCGTGTCAAGCCGGCGGACTACAGCAAAGTCAATCTTGACGGCATCAAGAAAGTAGATGGCGTGCTCGGTGTCGTGGAAGCAGAGACATTGCAAATTATCCTTGGACCTGGAATTGTCACTAAGGTAGCGAATGAGGTTTCAGAAATCACCGGCAAGACTGCCAGTTCAGTAGACGAGTCCGACCCGGATCCTTTTGAGGGACTTGCCGGACGTACGAAGGATGAACTTAACAAGAAAAACGCGACTCCATTCAAGCTATTCCTAAGAAGGATCGCCAGCATCTTCATTCCGCTGATTCCGGCAATTGTCGCATCCGGTTTGATTGCAGGACTGACAAATGTCATCATCCGCTCCGGTGCTGATCCTGAATCGACGCTTATTCAGTTTCTTAACCTGATTGGCTGGGGTATCTTCAGTTACCTCGGTGTATTTGTCGGTATCAACACGGCTCGTGAATTTGGGGGCTCGCCAGCACTTGGCGGTGCTGCTGGTATCTTGATCATCAACCCGGGTCTTGCGAACATCACTTTGTTTGGTGAAGCACTAGTTCCAGGCCGTGGCGGACTGATCGGCGTTATGCTTGCTGCAGCTTTCATTGCCTTGCTTGAAAAACGGATCCGCAAATTCGTTCCGTCTTCTTTGGATATCATCATTACTCCTACTCTATCATTATTGATTACTGGTGTTGCTACATTATTCGTGCTCCAGCCTGTTGGCGGATGGATTTCCGATTTGATCACAAAGGGCTTGCTTGGCCTTCTTGATGTCGGCGGCATCCTTGCAGGACTTGTCCTTGCAGGAACCTTCCTTCCTCTTGTTGTTACAGGTTTGCACCAGGGCTTGACTCCTGTGCATATGGAATTAATCAACACGATCGGTGACGACCCGTTGCTGCCAATCCTCGCAATGGGTGGTGCAGGCCAGGTTGGTGCAGCATTCGCGATTTACTTTAAAACGAAGAATGAGAGACTTAAAAAGGTCATCAAGGGCGGACTGCCTGTCGGTATGCTAGGCATTGGCGAACCGCTGATTTTCGGTGTCACCCTGCCGCTTGGCCGTCCATTCATCACTGCCTGTCTTGGCGCAGCAGTCGGCGGAGCATTCCAGGCATTCTTTAAGATCGCAACGATTGCTATCGGCGTTTCCGGTATCCCGCTTGCATTCCTTGTCCATACTAATCAAATTCTGCTCTACTTGGTTGGACTTCTGCTTGCCTACGTATTCGGATTCATCTTCACCTGGACGTTTGGCTTCAAGGAAGAAATGGCTAAAGGCATCTAA
- the hprK gene encoding HPr(Ser) kinase/phosphatase: MPKVRTKDLIKKFDMELISGEEGINRPITTTDISRPGLEIAGYFEYYPAERLQLLGKTELTFFEKLAPREREERMQKLCTDITPCIIVTRDMEVPAELVEAAERESVPLLRSKQKTTRLSSHLTNYLESKLAPTTAVHGVLVDLYGIGVLITGKSGVGKSETALELVKRGHRLVADDCVEIRQEDIGTLVGNSPDLIEHLLEIRGVGIINVMTLFGAGAVRSHKRISLIIDLEIWDQKKSYDRLGLDEEKLKILDTDITKLTIPVRPGRNLAVIIEVAAMNFRLKRMGVNAAEQFTNRLSDVIEDGDHDEQ; the protein is encoded by the coding sequence TTGCCGAAAGTCCGTACGAAAGACCTCATCAAGAAATTCGACATGGAATTGATAAGTGGAGAGGAAGGAATCAACCGTCCGATTACCACTACTGACATTTCAAGACCAGGGCTAGAAATAGCTGGCTATTTTGAATATTATCCTGCAGAGCGCCTGCAGCTTCTTGGAAAAACAGAACTGACTTTCTTTGAAAAATTGGCTCCCCGTGAAAGGGAGGAGCGGATGCAAAAGCTTTGTACCGATATTACTCCGTGTATTATTGTCACAAGAGACATGGAGGTTCCTGCCGAACTGGTCGAGGCGGCTGAACGAGAATCGGTTCCGCTTTTGCGTTCAAAGCAAAAAACTACAAGGCTCTCCAGTCACCTGACAAACTATCTGGAAAGCAAGCTGGCACCGACGACTGCTGTCCACGGTGTACTGGTCGATTTGTATGGAATCGGCGTCCTGATCACTGGGAAAAGCGGTGTAGGTAAAAGTGAGACAGCGCTTGAATTGGTCAAAAGGGGACACCGTCTCGTAGCTGATGATTGCGTTGAAATCCGCCAGGAGGATATCGGGACACTTGTCGGGAACTCACCCGATTTGATTGAGCATCTTCTCGAAATCCGCGGCGTAGGGATCATCAATGTGATGACGCTGTTCGGTGCTGGTGCCGTGCGTTCGCATAAACGGATTTCACTGATTATTGACCTCGAGATCTGGGATCAGAAAAAATCCTATGACAGATTGGGCCTTGATGAAGAGAAGCTGAAAATTCTCGACACTGATATAACGAAGTTGACGATCCCAGTTCGCCCAGGACGAAACCTTGCTGTCATCATCGAGGTAGCAGCGATGAACTTCAGGCTGAAGCGTATGGGTGTCAATGCGGCAGAACAATTCACCAACAGGCTGTCTGACGTCATTGAAGACGGCGACCATGATGAGCAGTAA
- the murQ gene encoding N-acetylmuramic acid 6-phosphate etherase, with product MEIAKLNTEQQNPKTMNIDLMSTEEIITVINQEDTLVPNVLARQVPNISEVVDKIVVAFKNGGRLIYIGAGTSGRLGIIDASECPPTFGTDSGLVIGIIAGGKEAMTEALEGVEDDKDQGKADLVSINLTPDDIVVGIAASGRTPYTIGALEYAKEIGATTVSVVCSKDSEMERISDHTIAAVVGPEVITGSTRMKAGTAQKLVLNMLSTASMIKLGKVYGNLMVDVQMTNEKLHNRAVNIVKMATGASDEEARVAIKEQNYHTKAAILQVTTGLRGTEAKELLEKHEGYLRNAISDFYKNSDR from the coding sequence ATGGAAATCGCAAAGCTTAATACAGAACAGCAGAACCCGAAAACAATGAATATCGACTTGATGTCAACAGAGGAAATCATCACCGTCATTAACCAGGAGGACACACTCGTTCCGAATGTGCTCGCAAGGCAGGTTCCGAACATTTCGGAAGTCGTCGACAAAATTGTCGTTGCCTTTAAAAACGGTGGCCGACTGATCTATATTGGTGCCGGGACTTCCGGACGACTCGGAATCATCGATGCTTCCGAATGCCCTCCGACTTTCGGAACGGACTCGGGACTTGTCATCGGAATCATCGCCGGCGGCAAGGAAGCAATGACTGAAGCGCTCGAAGGTGTCGAGGATGACAAAGACCAGGGCAAAGCTGATTTGGTAAGCATCAACCTGACACCTGATGATATTGTTGTCGGGATTGCTGCCAGTGGACGCACACCTTATACGATTGGAGCTTTGGAATACGCTAAAGAGATTGGCGCAACTACAGTATCTGTCGTATGCAGCAAGGATTCCGAAATGGAGAGAATCTCCGACCACACGATAGCCGCAGTTGTCGGACCGGAAGTGATCACAGGTTCCACGAGGATGAAAGCAGGTACTGCCCAAAAACTGGTTTTGAACATGCTCTCAACCGCTTCGATGATCAAACTGGGCAAAGTTTATGGCAACCTGATGGTCGATGTCCAGATGACGAATGAAAAACTACATAACCGCGCTGTCAATATCGTGAAAATGGCAACAGGTGCTTCTGATGAAGAAGCAAGAGTGGCTATCAAGGAGCAAAACTATCATACGAAAGCGGCCATCCTCCAAGTCACGACTGGGCTTCGTGGCACGGAAGCGAAAGAACTTTTGGAAAAGCATGAAGGCTACCTGAGGAACGCCATCAGCGATTTTTATAAAAACAGTGATAGATAG
- the nagA gene encoding N-acetylglucosamine-6-phosphate deacetylase: MKDLLLINASVLTQDGVIEKGFISIKDGKIADTGPITSLPQHQAEVIELPEDSTIVPGFIDVHIHGAGGADTMDGTHEAITTMASVLPEEGTTSFLATTITQDQNAIMKALENAAEYISHHNHPGKAEVLGLHLEGPFINEARKGAQPSQHIITPDIELFAKMQEASGNNIRLVTLAPEKENGNLLIAYLAENGVIASVGHSDATYAQMAEAVKAGATHVTHLFNGMRGMHHRDPGVAGAALLFEELKIEMIADGIHVVPEMLDLSIRAKGTDGVILITDSMRAKCLKNGSYDLGGQEVNVADGKALLADGTLAGSILKMKDSLQNMMQFTGISLEEAVKLASENPARQLNIFDRKGSIAPGKDADLVVLDNNHEVAMTFCRGVASYTR; this comes from the coding sequence ATGAAAGATTTATTGCTTATCAATGCCTCTGTGCTGACACAAGATGGCGTGATTGAAAAAGGATTCATTTCTATAAAGGACGGAAAGATTGCCGATACAGGCCCGATAACCTCCCTCCCCCAACATCAAGCCGAGGTCATCGAACTTCCTGAGGACAGCACGATTGTACCGGGGTTCATCGATGTGCACATCCACGGTGCTGGCGGAGCCGATACGATGGATGGAACCCACGAAGCAATCACGACGATGGCATCGGTTTTGCCTGAGGAAGGCACAACCAGCTTCCTGGCGACGACCATCACCCAGGATCAAAACGCCATTATGAAAGCATTGGAAAATGCCGCTGAATATATCAGCCATCATAACCATCCAGGTAAAGCGGAGGTGCTTGGGCTTCATCTGGAAGGACCTTTCATCAATGAAGCTCGGAAAGGAGCACAGCCTTCACAGCATATCATCACACCGGATATCGAGCTATTCGCGAAAATGCAGGAGGCTTCCGGAAACAATATCAGGCTTGTGACACTCGCTCCCGAAAAAGAAAACGGCAATCTTCTTATTGCCTATCTGGCTGAAAATGGTGTCATAGCATCGGTTGGCCATTCGGATGCCACCTACGCACAGATGGCGGAAGCCGTGAAAGCTGGAGCTACGCACGTGACACACTTGTTCAACGGCATGCGCGGCATGCACCACCGGGATCCAGGTGTTGCAGGTGCTGCCCTTCTTTTTGAAGAGTTAAAGATTGAAATGATTGCAGACGGCATCCATGTCGTTCCCGAAATGCTCGATCTATCGATTCGCGCCAAAGGTACGGATGGAGTCATCCTAATCACCGATTCAATGAGAGCGAAATGCCTCAAAAACGGCAGTTATGACCTTGGCGGACAGGAAGTTAACGTCGCCGACGGAAAAGCACTACTAGCGGATGGCACACTTGCTGGCAGTATTTTAAAAATGAAAGATTCATTGCAAAACATGATGCAATTCACCGGGATCAGCCTCGAAGAAGCCGTCAAGCTTGCAAGCGAAAACCCTGCCAGGCAGCTGAATATTTTTGACCGGAAAGGCAGCATTGCTCCAGGCAAGGACGCCGATCTTGTCGTCCTGGACAATAACCATGAGGTCGCCATGACATTTTGTCGTGGAGTCGCCAGCTACACTCGTTAA
- the lgt gene encoding prolipoprotein diacylglyceryl transferase gives MEKNIQPIDPIAFSLGPIQVHWYGVIIGLGIALALWIAMREGERRGLHKDTFADLMLWAIPIAILSARLYYVIFQWDYYAQYPGEIFKVWNGGIAIHGALIGSVATAYFFTKSRNVSFWKLADIAAPSIILGQAIGRWGNFMNQEAHGGEVTRAFLENLHLPEFIINQMYINGTYYHPTFLYESIWNLLGFILLMSLRRVNLGRGEIFLSYVIWYSIGRFFVEGMRTDSLMLTESLRIAQTISIALILLAIGLWIFRRVKGYSKVRYSEN, from the coding sequence ATGGAGAAAAATATTCAGCCGATCGACCCGATCGCCTTTTCGCTCGGACCGATCCAGGTGCACTGGTATGGCGTCATCATCGGACTAGGAATTGCGCTTGCGTTATGGATTGCCATGCGCGAAGGTGAACGCCGCGGCTTGCACAAAGATACTTTTGCAGATTTGATGCTCTGGGCGATTCCGATCGCGATCCTATCGGCAAGGCTTTACTATGTAATCTTCCAGTGGGATTATTACGCACAGTATCCAGGCGAAATTTTCAAGGTTTGGAATGGCGGAATCGCGATTCACGGTGCATTGATCGGATCTGTTGCCACAGCGTATTTCTTTACGAAGTCACGTAATGTTTCGTTTTGGAAGCTGGCGGACATCGCAGCACCAAGCATCATCCTTGGACAGGCAATCGGCCGCTGGGGAAACTTCATGAACCAGGAAGCGCATGGCGGGGAAGTGACGAGGGCATTTTTAGAAAACCTCCACCTGCCTGAATTCATCATCAACCAGATGTATATCAATGGAACATATTATCATCCAACGTTCCTGTATGAATCGATCTGGAATTTGCTCGGTTTCATCCTGCTGATGTCTTTACGCAGAGTGAACCTGGGACGCGGGGAAATTTTCCTCAGTTATGTTATCTGGTACTCGATCGGCCGCTTCTTTGTTGAAGGAATGCGAACGGACAGCTTGATGCTGACGGAATCATTAAGGATTGCCCAGACCATTTCGATCGCATTGATTTTATTGGCAATCGGCTTATGGATTTTCAGAAGAGTAAAGGGTTATTCAAAAGTGCGTTATTCAGAGAACTAG